AAACGTAAAAGGGAGGCCCGGATGACCTCCCCTTTCAGACCTTGATTCGCCTAATGGCGCCCGAAATGCCCGAGCTGCGGCACATTCGGCCGCCATTCGGGCCGCGCCACGACCTCCCCATACAGGTCGTACTCGTCACTGTCCTCGATGCGGGCCTGCACGATGTCGCCGATTTTGACCTGTCCGGCGAAGTCACCCGCGTACAGGTACACCTGCCCGTCAATGCCCGGCGCGTCGCCCTTGGTGCGTCCGATGAGCCGCGTCCCCGGCTCGTCCCCCTCGTCGTCGTTGAACTCGTCGATGATCACGTCCATCACGCGACCCACCTTCTCGGCGAGCTTCTCGGTGCTGATGCGCTGGGCGACCTCCATGAAGCGGGCCAGCCGCTCCTGCTTGACCTCCTCGGGCACGGGGTTCGGCAGCGCGTTCGCGTCCGCCTCCTCCACGTCCGAGTAGGGGAAGGCGCCCACCCGGTCGAGCCGCGCCTCCTCCAGGAAGTCGAGGAGCATCTGGAAGTCCTCCTCCGTCTCGCCGGGGAAGCCCACGATGAAGGTCGAGCGGATGACCAGCTCCGGGCAGATGTCGCGCCAGCGGCGGATGGTGTCGAGCTGCCTGCCCCCGCCGGGCCGCCGCATCAGCTTCAGGATTCTGGGCGAGGCGTGCTGGAGGGGCACGTCGAGGTAGGGGAGAATCCTGCCCTGCGCCATCAGCTCCACGATCCTCTCCACGTGCGGGTACGGGTAGACGTAGTGCATCCGCACCCAGGCGCCCATCTCGCCCAGCTTCTCGGCGAGGTCGGTGAGGTGCGCGCGGACCTGCCCGCCCTGGAACTCGCTCTCGCGGTAACGCACGTCCACCCCGTAGGCCGAGGTGTCCTGCGAGATGATCATGATCTCCTTCGTGCCGCCCGCGATCAGGCGGTAGGCCTCGTACAGCACGGAGCCCGCGTCCCGGCTGACCTGCCGCCCACGCAGCTTGGGGATGATGCAGAAGGCGC
This genomic interval from Deinococcus aerius contains the following:
- the rimO gene encoding 30S ribosomal protein S12 methylthiotransferase RimO; the protein is MTSVNEPLPTVAAPKVGFISLGCPKALVDSERILTQLRAEGYEVAPSYEDAQAVIVNTCGFITPAVEESLSAIGEALDATGKVIVTGCLGERPEKILERHPKVAAITGSEAVDDVMGHVRELLPTRTDTFTGLLPVAAPGMRSGSLDDLLAPSVKLTPRHYAYVKIAEGCNHTCAFCIIPKLRGRQVSRDAGSVLYEAYRLIAGGTKEIMIISQDTSAYGVDVRYRESEFQGGQVRAHLTDLAEKLGEMGAWVRMHYVYPYPHVERIVELMAQGRILPYLDVPLQHASPRILKLMRRPGGGRQLDTIRRWRDICPELVIRSTFIVGFPGETEEDFQMLLDFLEEARLDRVGAFPYSDVEEADANALPNPVPEEVKQERLARFMEVAQRISTEKLAEKVGRVMDVIIDEFNDDEGDEPGTRLIGRTKGDAPGIDGQVYLYAGDFAGQVKIGDIVQARIEDSDEYDLYGEVVARPEWRPNVPQLGHFGRH